A single genomic interval of Lathyrus oleraceus cultivar Zhongwan6 chromosome 7, CAAS_Psat_ZW6_1.0, whole genome shotgun sequence harbors:
- the LOC127105706 gene encoding uncharacterized protein LOC127105706, with protein MISEENHKPVTDHEDHDASSCRTTASLPVAYKDNDDSTGITEEITHVPPRRKQNLLLEIPSRTPEECSQDYVAIKMPMTPSPTPTPTPKRVNFLMTSRSVDAPTNNSPGSATSKGKSSLRNILPKLSFRNRTLTDIEKANASTLEVSSSGPREKPLISRSLSLSKIFTPRMKRTSSLPLEEIGHSNTESTHGGNGSVGGPLSKRETRLKIARSLSMPANNKKDKSLRRMDSFFRVVSSTPRVKEGNELLSTSPTKDTEIEDADDGEDIAEEEAVCRICLIELCEGGETFKLECSCKGELALAHQECAIKWFSIKGNRTCDVCKEDVRNLPVTLLRIQSVRNRITGASRSQLEDVNGIWQEVPVLVIVSMLAYFCFLEQLLVTKMGTGAIAISLPFSCVLGLLSSMTSSTMVKSRFIWIYASFQFALVVLFAHIFYSLVHVQAVLSILLATFAGFGVVMSVSSFLVELFRWRRRRQASSEQQHGPLPMTQAVQQPRPSNTPRSGESNHNQSIVQNQQDSNQS; from the exons ATGATTTCTGAAGAAAATCATAAACCTGTCACTGATCATGAGGATCATGATGCTTCCTCTTGCAGAACAACAGCTTCTCTTCCTGTTGCTTACAAG GATAACGATGATTCCACGGGGATAACTGAAGAAATCACGCATGTTCCTCCCCGGAGGAAACAGAATCTTCTCTTGGAAATACCGTCAAGAACACCAGAAGAGTGTTCACAAGATTATGTTGCTATCAAGATGCCAATGACGCCGAGTCCTACTCCAACTCCGACTCCCAAGAGAGTGAATTTTCTGATGACTTCTCGGTCGGTCGATGCTCCAACAAATAATTCTCCTGGATCTGCAACATCAAAAGGTAAATCATCGTTAAGAAACATCCTACCAAAATTGAGCTTCAGGAATAGGACACTGACAGATATTGAAAAGGCGAACGCATCAACTCTGGAGGTTTCCTCTTCAGGCCCTCGAGAAAAGCCTTTGATCTCAAGATCATTGTCACTTAGTAAAATATTTACGCCTAGGATGAAAAGAACTTCATCGTTGCCATTAGAAGAGATTGGACATTCAAATACAGAATCCACTCATGGTGGAAATGGAAGTGTTGGTGGTCCTCTGAGT AAAAGAGAAACTCGACTTAAGATAGCACGCTCTCTTTCAATGCCGGCTAACAACAAGAAGGACAAAAGCCTAAGGAGGATGGATTCGTTTTTTCGCGTCGTTTCTTCTACTCCTCGAGTAAAGGAAGGAAATGAATTGTTGAGCACGTCTCCGACAAAGGATACTG AAATCGAAGACGCTGATGATGGCGAAGATATAGCTGAAGAAGAGGCAGTGTGTAGAATTTGTCTGATTGAATTATGCGAAGGAGGCGAGACATTCAAGTTGGAATGTAGCTGCAAAGGTGAACTTGCTTTGGCTCACCAAGAATGTGCTATTAAATGGTTTAGTATAAAGGGTAATAGAACTTGTGATGTCTGCAAAGAGGATGTTAGAAACCTTCCTGTCACTCTATTACGGATTCAAAGTGTTCGAAATCGAATTACTGGAGCAAGTAGATCTCAGCTCGAAGATGTAAACGG GATTTGGCAGGAAGTTCCGGTGCTTGTCATTGTTAGCATGTTGGCATATTTTTGTTTTCTTGAGCAACTGTTG GTTACAAAAATGGGAACCGGTGCAATTGCCATATCTCTTCCATTTTCCTGTGTACTAGGCCTGCTCTCCTCCATGACATCATCTACCATGG TGAAAAGCAGGTTCATATGGATTTATGCATCTTTCCAGTTTGCTCTTGTGGTTCTCTTCGCGCATATATTTTACTCCTTG GTTCATGTGCAAGCAGTTCTATCAATCCTTCTTGCAACATTTGCTGGTTTTGGTGTGGTAATGAGTGTAAGCTCTTTCCTTGTTGAGCTTTTTAGATGGAGAAGGAGACGGCAGGCTTCATCAGAGCAACAACATGGCCCTCTACCGATGACACAAGCGGTACAACAACCTCGGCCTTCAAACACGCCACGATCGGGTGAATCCAACCACAATCAATCTATAGTGCAAAATCAACAAGACTCAAATCAAAGTTGA